Within Nitrososphaerales archaeon, the genomic segment CGCTCCGTCAATTCCTCTCTGGGATTTTTAAAGATCTGAACAGTTTCGCCATATTCGATGAGCTGCCCTAAGTAGAGAAAGGCCGTGAAGTCCGAAACCCTCGCCGCCTGCTGCATATTGTGAGTAACGATGATTATCGTCCACTTCTCCTTCAGATCTCTTATCAACTCCTCTATCTTCGCTGTTGCCAATGGATCGAGGGATGCGGCAGGTTCATCCATCAAGAGGACTTCGGGCTCTACGGCGAGTGCTCGGGCGATGCATAACCTCTGCTGCTGCCCTCCCGAAAGGTTATAGGCATTTTCATGCAACCTATCCTTAACTTCATCCCATAATGCTGCCCTTCTCAAAGCCCACTCAACCTGCTTCTCCAGATCGCCCTTAAAACCATTGATTCTGAGCCCGAATGCTACATTTTCAAAGATACTCTTGGGGAGCGGGTTCGGCTTCTGAAAGACCATGCCGATCATCCTTCTGACCTGGGCAACATCGACATCCGGATCGTAGATGTTGATACCGTTGAATAATACCTTTCCCTCAACCTTCGCATTCCCGATCAAATCGTTCATCCTATTGAATGACCTTAACAGGGTACTCTTCCCACAGCCCGAAGGTCCGATGATCGCTGTAACATGGTTCCTAAAGATCGGAAGGTTGATATTCCTTATCGCATAAGTGTTTCCATATCTGACGCTAAGGTTTATCGTTTCGAGCACTACACTCCCTTCGATCTTCGATAAATCGCTCTCTCTAGACTCTTTAGACTCCCTTAAATTCTTGAGCAACTGATCCGCTATCGTCATTCGATCACCCTACTTTGTAACTTGCCTCTTAAATAGATTGCTACTACATTCATCGCCAATAGTATCGCCAACATCACTATTATACTTGCGGCAGAAAGTTCTCTAAATGCGGCCTGTGGTCTACCGATCCAATTGAAGATCTGAAGGGGCATCACTGTGAAGCTATCGAAGATCGATGATGGATCTCTCTTTATGAATAGAAGGCCACTGATTATTAAGAGAGGCGCAGCCTCTCCCATGGCTCTAGATATCGCCAGTATAGTCCCTGTCAGTATAGATGGGAATGCCTGTGGTAATACTATCCTGAATACGACCTGTACCTTTGTAGCTCCCAGCGCGTATCCTGCCCATCGATGTGAAAGTGGAACTAGGTTTACAGCCTCTATCGTTGCGACCGTCGTCAAAGGAAGGATCAAAAAAGCGAGTGTTATCCCTCCCACAATTATCGTCCTCCCCAAGCCTAAGGTATAGGATAAGAAGCCAAGGCCGACGAGCCCGAAGATGACCGATGGTACACCTGCGAGGTTCGTTAGGTTGAATATTATCAGATTTCTTATAATGCTCTGCCTGCTAAATTCAGAGAGGTAGAGGCCCGTTACAATACCGAGTGGTAAGGCTATCATTATCGCTAAACTTACCACCCATATAGAGCCAAGTATTGCGGGCCTCATACCAGCCTCGTTGGGATCTCCAGATGGATAGTTGAAGATGATATTTGGGCTGAGTTTGTGAATACCACTTAGGGTTATATCGATCAGCAAAGTTGAAAGTACGATGATGCCGATGGAGACCGCGATCAGAACGGCCATGTAAAGCGATTTATCAACGACCTTCTTTCGAGTAAGCCTTTTACCACCGACTATCCTGGTCTTGGTTGCACTATTTATATTTGCATTCATAATTTAATACTCCACCTCAATCTAATTAGATGGCTCATCGAGTTTAAGATCATCACGATGACGAAAAGGTAAGTCCCGACGGCGAAGAGCGAGCTATATTGAACGGTTCCGTGTGGTGCATCGCCAGTGGCAGCCTGCGCGATAGCGGCAGTCATCGTCATGACACTCTCAAACGGATTAAGGGTCAAACTAGGTTTCAGACCTGCAGCTATCGTTACGATCATCGTCTCGCCAATGACTCTCGCCATCGCGATGATGATCGCACTCAAGATGGCTGGAAGGGCGTAAGGGATTATAACTCTAACTATAGCATCAACCTTTCTACCACCGAGGGCATAAGCTACCTCCTTTAGATTCTGCGGAACCGCATAGATCGCATCTTCACTCAACGAAGCTACCGTCGGTAGTATCATCACACCTACGGCGAGTCCGGCTGAAAGCGCATTAAAGATACTAATATCCGGTATAAAGGTGCGAAGGTTTGGGGTGATAAAGTAGAGGGCGAAGTAACCATAAACTACGGTGGGAATGCCCGCCAATACCTCCAACGTAGGTTTTACGATTCGTCTAACCCTTTCTGATGAATATTCACTTAAGAAGATCGCTGAACCCACTCCCGTAGGTACAGCGAAGAGTAAGGCTATCGTAGAAGTTAGGATCGTACCACTTAGTAAGGGTAAAACACCGAAGGATCTATCCTCAAAGAAAGCTGTCCATTGAGTACCTAGAAAAAATTCACGGGGAGAGATTTGTAAAAAGAAAGAAAGGGATTCTGAGACGAGAGTGAATATGATGACGAGGACTGCTAATACGGTTATTACCGATGCCGATAAAAAAAGGTTTTCGATAATCTTTTCACTAATTACACCTCTACGCCTTCCCCTCTTGATGCTTATTATACTTGCACTGTTCAAACCTTCACCTTTTTACGATCTTACGATGATTCTACTTGGTCAAAGACTTGTACACTTCGAAGTAACCAGTGTATTTACCCTCCCTAAATAACTTCAGGATCGTTGTATAATACTCTTTGGGCAATGGTGTGTATCCGACTTTACGAACGATCTTTTCAGCATTCTCGATGTAGAATTCGACGAAGGCCTTGAGCTCCGGCTTCTGAAGCATCTTATCTTCATTGACGTAGATGAACAATGGTCTTGATAATGGGTATTTGCCGGATATGACGGTTTCATCGTTGGGGCGAACACACGTGCCACCTTTCTTCTCACTGACTGCTAACACCTTCACCTTGCCTTCAGCCGCTACCACGTAAGCATAAGGTATGTAACCTAGTGAGTACCTTTCGGATGAGACGCCCATGATCAATACGTGATCATCCTCGCTTGGGATATAATCTGTCCTCGAAGCCCTTGCCTTTCCTACAACCCTCTCCGTAAAGTAATCGAAGGTGCCAGAGTCAGGTCCAGGCCCAAATAATTTGATATCTGCATTCGGCCATTGTGGATTTACATCACTCCACTTCTTCACCGTAGAATTGGGCCTCCATATCATCCTTAACTCTTCGAGAGAAATACAATCGACCCAGTTGTTCGATGGGTGAACCGCTATGGCCAAACCCTCGAGCGCTATCGGTATTTCGATCCATTTGATATTATTCCGGCGCGCACTTTCTTTTTCACTTTCGGTGATGAACCTTGAAGCATCGTTTATATCGGTCTCTCCTATGACGAACCTCTTAAATCCCCCTCCAGTCCCAGAGATACCGACTGTAATCTTCACATCCGGGTGTATTTTACTAAACGCCTCAGCTACAGCCTCTGAGATTGGGTAAACAGTACTCGAACCATCTATCACGATACTCCCTGACAACTTCTGGGTTACAGTCGTAGCGGGTCGTTGCTGTGGTAAGCTAAGGTATAATGCGCTGGCGATTAGCACCACGACTACAGTGACGATGCTTGCAAGAAGGACCGTTCTACTCACACCTTCCCTTGCACCACTCCTTTTTTCCATATATATTATCACCATCAGGGAGTTTTATTAACGATCTATATATAGAAAGCGCAAGGGAAATATATTGCCCTACATTAACTATATTGTAGGAATATGGTCGATAAGAAGTCTTACAGTTATGATGAAGTCAGGAAGATTCAATTCTCGGGCAAATCATCGTACATGATCGCACTCCCAAAGGAGTGGGTTCGAGAGAATAACCTTCGGCCTGGAGATCGTGTGAGAATCAGTAGAAAGAGTGATGCATCACTCGTAATTGTGCCCGAATGGTCTTCATCCAATGAAGATAAAAGTGAAGTCACGATCGCGATCTCACGTAAAGATACTATGGGCTCGATCGTTAGGAAGATCATCTCCATGTATCTGTTGGGGTACAAGACGATTCATGTGAGAGAAAGAGAGGGTACGATGACATCTATTCAAAGGAATATCGTTAAAGAGACTGTGCATAAACATCTGGTTGGGGCTGAAGTTATAGCCGATTCCACGGAGGGGATTACTATACAAGTTCTGCTAGGCTTCCCTGAGTTGAGTATAGAGAATGCACTGCGGAGGATGGCTTTGATCGCAACCTCTATGCATAAAGATGCCATACTCGCCCTTAAAAGGTTCGACGTAGATACGGCTAAGGGTGTAATAGAGACGGATGATGAGGTCGATAGATTCGGCCTCTACATAATACGCCACCTAAAGATGGCGGTTCAGAACGATCGAATCCTTAAAGAGATCGGATTGAAGACACCACGTGATTGTTTAGGCTATAGACTTATCGTCAAGAGTATTGAGAGGATCGCCGATCATGCATGTAAGATCGCTGAAGCTGTGTTGATGATCAAACAACCTTTGAATGAATTGGTGCTCGATAAGATCGAGCGTCTGAGCGGTTATGCTTTAAAGGTCTTCGAAGAATCACTCCTTGCTCTATTCAAACACGATTATGAGATCGCAGATAGAGTGGTCGAGGCTGCTCAATCGATAGTCGATATGGAGAGAGAGTTTCTGACGATGATGGAAAAGAGCGGATTTGTGGAATTGTTGCAGATGGTGCGCCTCATCGTGGAAGGTATCAAAAGGACGGCGGAGTATGCGAGTGATATCGCTGAGATCGTACTGAATATGACTGCTGAACAAGTGACCCTCAAATAACACATAAGAAGATTATTATTACTAACCCTCAATAGAAGATCGATACTAATCTCCAGCGAAACTTCATCGTAACTTGATAGCGATCGGTAGTGAAGTATGCCTTTGGTTAACTAAGGCTCTACAACCGTTCAATTCTGATCATTTATCAACTATTAACTCAACCGATGAGGTATACTACTTGAACATTCACGGTGATTTGAGACTCGCCCGGAAGGATCGTTGGTATAGATGTTGCTACTTGAAAATCTTTAGTCATTATTGGATGATAGGTTGTATCTGAAATGATGATGCTCTTCACGCCGATGATCTTCACATTCGATGCATTAGCTATGATCTCGGCTTTACGTTTTGCATCCTCGATCGCCATTCTTATCGCTTCATTCTTTAACTCCCTCTGTTTATCATCTGAAATCGTAAAGTAGATATTGCCCAATCTATTTGCACCAGAAGTTATCGCCCGATCGATGATCAACCCAGCCCTCTCCAATAGTTGTGTAGTGATCGTAATGGTGTTGGATACCTTGTAACCGATCAGTATCGGCTCTTTATTCTGAGGATATATGTATTGAGGTTGAAGACTTAGCTGTGTAGTCTTGATCTCTCTATCCTCTACGCCTAACTGTCTCAGATTGATGATCACTCTATTCATAATTTCACTATTCATCCTTAAGGCTTCTTGAGCTGTTGACGCTTGAGTATCTACACCTATGCTGATACTAACAGTATCAGGTCTGATACTAACTATCCCTATGCCTGAAGTGGATATGGTGCGCTCACCATCATTATTATTACCAATCGATCTCGATTGTGGTAGAGCAAGGATCGCTGAATATGTTGCAATATTCATAATGATTGCTGAGATCGATAGTATCGATAATAATCCCACTATCATGTATAGCCATCTACCTTCTGAAGAGCCTAAAGAGCTTAAAGAGCCCTTCATAACCATCGATCGTTAATTAAGAGTTCATGGTAAATAATTCTACAGTTCAGAACACCAATTCATAATTTAGAACAAAATTTAGAACAAACGATTTACAATGCTATGCGATGAAAAGTTGATACGTGGCTGATGGCTTCAAAGCTAAACTTAATTAGCGAATCCAAAATTAAATAATAAGGTAAAGGTACGATGGTCATCGATTTAATTGTAGGTTTCATCATTATCACAATCTCAATCTTACTAGCGATCGGCTCGAACTTTATGATAAAAAGGCTCATGAATAGAATCTTTAAAGATAAAGAGTTAGGGGAGCGTATTCATTCTAACGTAAAGAATGTGCTACTACTATTCATCATCTTAATAGGTTTAACTGCAGCGATAAGTTACTGGACCTTAAAGTTTCCGACATTCTTCTCTCATTGGATAAATGTCGAGTATCTGACGGTCATCGTCAAGCTATCGGTCGTAGCCTTGCTCGGTAGGTTAATAGCTGTGATTATAAGCAACCTCCTTAAGTCTCGAACCGAAAAGATAATAAAGGAAAGGCCCGAGATCGAGAAGTTCACAAAACTTTTACATAGGACGATCATCTATTTCATATACACCGTTACAATCCTTACAGCATTATACATACTCTTTTCCTCTCCACTGATTCCAATGGTTGGTTTAGAATTTGCCTTTTCATTGATATTCTTCTTCGCAGGCCTCACCGTACTATTCTTGATAATCTACGCATTGAATATGGCCTTGGTAAGGTTCACACATGGCTTAATAGTGAAGGAGCCACGATTGATTACTCTATACACCTTCTTAAGAAAGCTCATACTGGCCATCGTAACTGCTGTAGGGCTTTTGGCTATCATCTTAACTGCATTCCCTGCGACTGGAGGTGTCATCTTATCATTACTCATGGCTGCCGGTTTCGCATCGATCGTTATAGGCCTTGCGGCACAATCGAGCCTATCCAATATAATATCTGGAGCGTTGATCTCTATCTCACAGCCGTTTAAAATCGGTGAAGCTATTATGTTTAGGAATGAATTCTGCTTTGCAGAGGATATCAGGCTCATGTTCACGGTACTCCGTACATGGGATAATAGGCGTCTTATAGTTCCAAACTCCATCTTCCAATCGGAAGTCATCATAAATTATACGATGGGCGATCCCACGATGCTCGTGCCCATCGACGTACAAGTAGGTTACGAATCTGATTTAGATAAAGCGATGCAGATCATGTTAGATATCGCTAAGAAACATCCTGATTGCCTACCCCTGGGCAATATACCAAGAGTGGTGGTTATGGGCTTTGCAGATTCGGGGATAAATTTAAGACTTATCTCAAGGGCAAAGGATCAACCTACCGCCTTCAACATGGCTCGAGAGCTTTTATACCAGATCAAAAAGGAATTCGATGCAAATGGTATCGAGATTCCCTATCCGAGGAGACACTTGGTTCTAGATAGAGATTTGAAAGAGCGAATAGCGAAGATCGCTGATAGTTTAGAGATCATCGTCAACAACATGAAGAATTCGCAGAAATCGTGAATAGGTTATAGAATGGTATTGATCTTCACAATCTATCGAACTTTAATGAACGATTTGTTGAATTATATCTTTGTGATAAACTCGTGATCATGGAGTTATAGAATTTATGAAATGGAGGCCGTCGGTGGGATTTTCGAGGTCTTCTCGAACCCACGGCCAAGAGGTCCACAGCCTCTTATGCTACCGAGCTACACCACGACGGCCTCATCATATCTTATCTATTAAAGATGGATTTAAGGATAACCTTATTCGATCGAACCTTTGATGAGCCTGGGCTCGAAACAGGCGTAAGGATATCCATTATTTATAGTGCTTATCGCTACTTCTACCAATGATTCTGGCACATCGATCGATTTAACCTTCCAATCGAATCCAACTATGAATAACTCTTTTTCACCGCTTGATGTAACACTTGTACCCCAAACGGGCTTGCCATAAAAGGGCTTTACAATCCTCGCATTCAACTTAGCACATCTAGTATAACCATCTCCGCGCTTCACAAATTGTACACAGAGTAAGCAGAATCTTGATAACCACACTATATCCTTAATCCTCCTCCTACTCTTCCGAATATATTCTTCTAAGAGCTCCCTTTCCTTTCTTGACATCTCAGAAAATTCTTTTCGACCTTCATCCGTATCGATATAGTAATCAAGATTCTCGGTTACTTTCTCCCTCCAGTCTCGCTCTCCATCCTTCAAAGTGGCTTTATCCTCACTATACCATCCGCTAACTAATTAAATAATCTTTACTCTTATACCTTTTAAGATTTCAGAATTCGCTGATAATTGCCTCTTCATTATAAAAATTTTTAATAATCGGTTAGAAAAAGATCAAAGAATTTGAGTTTAAAATCATTTTTAATCGGATTAATCGATAAGAAATTTCACATTTACATAGCGAAAGTGTAATATACTATATTATGCAAAAACGATTGTAGTAACTTGCTGAGCTTTCTCGCTACAGTCATTGTAATAACGGCATCTGGCGCCCTTACTCCCGGCCCCCTATTTGTAGGGACACTGATTCAAAGTTCTAAAGAAGGTGCAAGGGCGGGAGTCCTTGTTGCTGTAGGCCACACGATCGTCGAACTCCCGCTTGTGTTTCTATTGGCCCTTGGATTGATCAACATCGGCGATCATACTCAATTAAAATCGATTATAAGTTTAGTAGGTGGAATTACTCTCATAATTTTAGGAGTATTGCAGGTAAATAGTATGTTTAAATCGAATCCGATCCACATTCAAAGTATCGGGAAGGGTTGGCTTCATAATTCATTAATTTTGGGTGTAATTCTCACAGGATTGAATCCCTTCTTCATTATGTGGTGGCTTACCATAGGGACGACTTTGATCATCAATGCGCTGATCCTAGCAGCGTTGTGGGGTGTAGTAATCATGTATGTGGCGCATGTGTGGATGGATTATGCTTGGTTGACCTTCATCGCTTCACTATCACGTAAAGGCTTCAGCATATTGGGATCGAGGGGTTATCGTATAGTAATCGGATCTTTAGGGTTGTTACTGATATATTTCGGCATTAACTTTATCTCCTCAGCATTGGCATGAGCCATTTTTAAGATAGTTTTGCCCCCTTTTTAATAAGACTTATCATTCCAACGTTCAGCGATACGATCATATAGAATAAGATCAAGAAGAATAAGAAAGATTTATAAGATGGTTATTAGAGTCTTCTTGCCATCAAGAGGTGGTTCAAATGAGTAAGAGGAACATAGGTGGATGGAAGTATAGGTGTACTTGTGGTTTTGAAACATTAAGTGTAGCCGAGGCAGTATCCCATCTCAATAAGAATGATGAAGCCCATCGACTCATCAGAATCGAAATCTAAATCCTGTTAGATCTTATTCAAACCACAAGTATTTATTAGCTAAACCGTTAGAGTAGGGTATTGGCTGCTTTGACTATGTTAATAAGTTTGGTGTAGAGTATATTATAGTAAGGTCGATAAGTTGGTAAATAGAATATGCATCTCCCATCGTAAGGATGTAGACGGTCTGTCTTCAGCCGCCCTGATCAAAGCAGCGATAGGGTGCAAGGTAATCCTCTCAGACTACGATGATTTAAAGGATAGGTTGAGCTCCGTTGGGGAATTTGACGAATTGTACTTATGTGATATGGGTTTAAATTTAGATGTTGCAGATAAGATTTTGCAGTATGCGAAGAATAGACCGATGAATTCTATACATTACATAGATCACCATACTTTAGATCCTTCTATACTGAAGAAGATTCGTGAAGCGGGTATCGATGTTACTCACTCAGAGGATGAATCCACAAGTGTATTGACCTATCAGAAGTTTTGTAAAGTTTTACCGAAGAAGGCTGAGTTATTGGCAGCTTACGGTGCAATCACAGATTACATGGATCTTCAACCCATCGCCCGTAAAATCATTCAAGGTTACGATAGGCAATTTATTCTACTCGAAGCAACCTTGCTTTCTTACGCATTGGCCAGAAGTGATGATGAA encodes:
- the pstA gene encoding phosphate ABC transporter permease PstA — its product is MNANINSATKTRIVGGKRLTRKKVVDKSLYMAVLIAVSIGIIVLSTLLIDITLSGIHKLSPNIIFNYPSGDPNEAGMRPAILGSIWVVSLAIMIALPLGIVTGLYLSEFSRQSIIRNLIIFNLTNLAGVPSVIFGLVGLGFLSYTLGLGRTIIVGGITLAFLILPLTTVATIEAVNLVPLSHRWAGYALGATKVQVVFRIVLPQAFPSILTGTILAISRAMGEAAPLLIISGLLFIKRDPSSIFDSFTVMPLQIFNWIGRPQAAFRELSAASIIVMLAILLAMNVVAIYLRGKLQSRVIE
- a CDS encoding phosphate uptake regulator PhoU, with amino-acid sequence MVDKKSYSYDEVRKIQFSGKSSYMIALPKEWVRENNLRPGDRVRISRKSDASLVIVPEWSSSNEDKSEVTIAISRKDTMGSIVRKIISMYLLGYKTIHVREREGTMTSIQRNIVKETVHKHLVGAEVIADSTEGITIQVLLGFPELSIENALRRMALIATSMHKDAILALKRFDVDTAKGVIETDDEVDRFGLYIIRHLKMAVQNDRILKEIGLKTPRDCLGYRLIVKSIERIADHACKIAEAVLMIKQPLNELVLDKIERLSGYALKVFEESLLALFKHDYEIADRVVEAAQSIVDMEREFLTMMEKSGFVELLQMVRLIVEGIKRTAEYASDIAEIVLNMTAEQVTLK
- a CDS encoding mechanosensitive ion channel family protein produces the protein MVIDLIVGFIIITISILLAIGSNFMIKRLMNRIFKDKELGERIHSNVKNVLLLFIILIGLTAAISYWTLKFPTFFSHWINVEYLTVIVKLSVVALLGRLIAVIISNLLKSRTEKIIKERPEIEKFTKLLHRTIIYFIYTVTILTALYILFSSPLIPMVGLEFAFSLIFFFAGLTVLFLIIYALNMALVRFTHGLIVKEPRLITLYTFLRKLILAIVTAVGLLAIILTAFPATGGVILSLLMAAGFASIVIGLAAQSSLSNIISGALISISQPFKIGEAIMFRNEFCFAEDIRLMFTVLRTWDNRRLIVPNSIFQSEVIINYTMGDPTMLVPIDVQVGYESDLDKAMQIMLDIAKKHPDCLPLGNIPRVVVMGFADSGINLRLISRAKDQPTAFNMARELLYQIKKEFDANGIEIPYPRRHLVLDRDLKERIAKIADSLEIIVNNMKNSQKS
- a CDS encoding SIMPL domain-containing protein, which codes for MKGSLSSLGSSEGRWLYMIVGLLSILSISAIIMNIATYSAILALPQSRSIGNNNDGERTISTSGIGIVSIRPDTVSISIGVDTQASTAQEALRMNSEIMNRVIINLRQLGVEDREIKTTQLSLQPQYIYPQNKEPILIGYKVSNTITITTQLLERAGLIIDRAITSGANRLGNIYFTISDDKQRELKNEAIRMAIEDAKRKAEIIANASNVKIIGVKSIIISDTTYHPIMTKDFQVATSIPTILPGESQITVNVQVVYLIG
- the pstC gene encoding phosphate ABC transporter permease subunit PstC, with the protein product MNSASIISIKRGRRRGVISEKIIENLFLSASVITVLAVLVIIFTLVSESLSFFLQISPREFFLGTQWTAFFEDRSFGVLPLLSGTILTSTIALLFAVPTGVGSAIFLSEYSSERVRRIVKPTLEVLAGIPTVVYGYFALYFITPNLRTFIPDISIFNALSAGLAVGVMILPTVASLSEDAIYAVPQNLKEVAYALGGRKVDAIVRVIIPYALPAILSAIIIAMARVIGETMIVTIAAGLKPSLTLNPFESVMTMTAAIAQAATGDAPHGTVQYSSLFAVGTYLFVIVMILNSMSHLIRLRWSIKL
- the pstB gene encoding phosphate ABC transporter ATP-binding protein PstB gives rise to the protein MTIADQLLKNLRESKESRESDLSKIEGSVVLETINLSVRYGNTYAIRNINLPIFRNHVTAIIGPSGCGKSTLLRSFNRMNDLIGNAKVEGKVLFNGINIYDPDVDVAQVRRMIGMVFQKPNPLPKSIFENVAFGLRINGFKGDLEKQVEWALRRAALWDEVKDRLHENAYNLSGGQQQRLCIARALAVEPEVLLMDEPAASLDPLATAKIEELIRDLKEKWTIIIVTHNMQQAARVSDFTAFLYLGQLIEYGETVQIFKNPREELTERYITGKFG
- a CDS encoding PstS family phosphate ABC transporter substrate-binding protein, whose amino-acid sequence is MEKRSGAREGVSRTVLLASIVTVVVVLIASALYLSLPQQRPATTVTQKLSGSIVIDGSSTVYPISEAVAEAFSKIHPDVKITVGISGTGGGFKRFVIGETDINDASRFITESEKESARRNNIKWIEIPIALEGLAIAVHPSNNWVDCISLEELRMIWRPNSTVKKWSDVNPQWPNADIKLFGPGPDSGTFDYFTERVVGKARASRTDYIPSEDDHVLIMGVSSERYSLGYIPYAYVVAAEGKVKVLAVSEKKGGTCVRPNDETVISGKYPLSRPLFIYVNEDKMLQKPELKAFVEFYIENAEKIVRKVGYTPLPKEYYTTILKLFREGKYTGYFEVYKSLTK
- a CDS encoding LysE family translocator, with the protein product MLSFLATVIVITASGALTPGPLFVGTLIQSSKEGARAGVLVAVGHTIVELPLVFLLALGLINIGDHTQLKSIISLVGGITLIILGVLQVNSMFKSNPIHIQSIGKGWLHNSLILGVILTGLNPFFIMWWLTIGTTLIINALILAALWGVVIMYVAHVWMDYAWLTFIASLSRKGFSILGSRGYRIVIGSLGLLLIYFGINFISSALA
- a CDS encoding DHHA1 domain-containing protein yields the protein MVNRICISHRKDVDGLSSAALIKAAIGCKVILSDYDDLKDRLSSVGEFDELYLCDMGLNLDVADKILQYAKNRPMNSIHYIDHHTLDPSILKKIREAGIDVTHSEDESTSVLTYQKFCKVLPKKAELLAAYGAITDYMDLQPIARKIIQGYDRQFILLEATLLSYALARSDDEFLLKLVDHLSEFRYPHQIPSLIDRAIEQAEYIAELIVKIEMNGKRMKNFAYMEVKESITGNIAHFLIGVFDVPIGVVYRVFKDRGVFEVSLRGSSECRHHLGMIASRIANKLGGFGGGHPRASGAQIPLEKLNDFLQLLDQELSRS